One stretch of Hydrogenovibrio kuenenii DSM 12350 DNA includes these proteins:
- a CDS encoding DUF485 domain-containing protein, with translation MEQSKVEKIKSLPQYHQLVKERSSLAWKLSIAMLVVYYGYILLLAFDPAFFTTIVSGQYVSIGFPVGVAIIIFSFLLTGYYVKKANSDFDKLTAEIKKEVE, from the coding sequence ATGGAACAATCCAAAGTAGAGAAGATTAAAAGTCTTCCGCAATATCACCAATTGGTGAAGGAACGTTCTAGCTTGGCGTGGAAACTCTCTATCGCAATGCTAGTCGTTTATTATGGTTATATTTTGTTGCTGGCATTTGACCCAGCATTTTTTACAACTATTGTAAGCGGTCAGTACGTTTCGATAGGATTTCCAGTCGGGGTGGCAATCATTATTTTTTCTTTCTTATTGACGGGTTATTACGTTAAAAAAGCGAATAGCGATTTTGATAAATTAACTGCTGAAATTAAAAAAGAGGTGGAGTAA
- a CDS encoding cation acetate symporter, which produces MTMIKWNKIFGLAALLLMPTIAFAAGDMQTDGTKSETNFSAIAMFVVFVGLTLYITYWAAKRTKSAKDFYAAGGGITGLQNGLAIAGDYMSAASFLGITGMVYLKGYDGLIFAIGFLVGWPIILFLMSERLRNLGKYTFTDVAAYRFKQKPIRILAAFGGIAVVILYLIAQMVGAGKLIELLFGLDFAYAVVMVGVLIIAYVSFGGMLATTWVQIIKAVLLLGGATFIALMVMVNMGFSFETLFKTAVENRGNNMNILFSGGFVSDPVNAISLGIALMFGTAGLPHILMRFFTVPDAKEARKSVFFATGFIGYFYILAFIIGFGAIALITADMYMHAGKLIGGNNMAAIHLSHVLGGDAFLGFISAVAFATILAVVSGLTLAGASAISHDIYANVINPNATEEQETKVAKKATFVIGALAIIFGIGFKDQNIAFVVALAFTIAASANFPVLIMSMFWDKMTTRGAVIGGWLGLISAVVAVVLGPVVWTQILHMGEAIVPYKFPALFTVAIAFIGIWFFSITDKSERAKIDREGFEAQFIRSQTGIGAEGASDH; this is translated from the coding sequence ATGACGATGATTAAATGGAACAAAATCTTCGGATTAGCTGCACTATTATTAATGCCAACAATTGCATTTGCTGCTGGCGATATGCAAACAGACGGAACCAAGTCTGAAACAAATTTCTCTGCGATTGCGATGTTTGTTGTGTTTGTTGGTTTAACGCTTTATATCACTTATTGGGCTGCAAAGCGCACTAAGTCAGCAAAAGATTTTTATGCTGCTGGTGGTGGTATTACAGGTCTTCAGAACGGTTTGGCGATTGCGGGAGACTATATGTCTGCGGCGTCATTCCTGGGTATTACTGGGATGGTTTATCTAAAAGGTTATGATGGTTTGATTTTTGCCATCGGTTTCCTTGTTGGTTGGCCTATTATCCTGTTCTTGATGTCAGAGCGCTTGAGAAACCTAGGTAAGTACACCTTTACGGATGTAGCTGCTTATCGTTTTAAACAAAAGCCTATTCGTATTCTTGCTGCTTTCGGTGGGATTGCTGTTGTTATCCTATATCTTATTGCGCAGATGGTTGGTGCGGGTAAATTGATTGAATTGCTATTCGGTCTAGACTTTGCCTATGCTGTTGTGATGGTTGGTGTTTTGATTATTGCATACGTTTCATTTGGTGGAATGTTGGCAACTACCTGGGTACAAATCATTAAAGCCGTCTTGCTGCTTGGTGGTGCGACCTTTATTGCCTTAATGGTAATGGTTAATATGGGCTTTAGTTTTGAAACCTTGTTTAAAACTGCAGTCGAAAACCGTGGTAATAATATGAATATCCTGTTCTCAGGTGGGTTTGTTTCTGACCCTGTGAATGCGATTTCTCTTGGTATCGCCTTGATGTTTGGTACAGCTGGTTTGCCACATATCCTAATGCGATTCTTCACTGTTCCTGATGCAAAAGAAGCTCGTAAGTCTGTTTTCTTTGCTACAGGTTTCATCGGTTACTTCTATATTCTTGCATTCATTATCGGTTTTGGCGCAATTGCGTTGATTACAGCTGATATGTATATGCATGCTGGTAAGTTGATCGGTGGTAACAACATGGCGGCGATTCACTTGTCACATGTGTTAGGTGGTGATGCATTCCTTGGTTTCATCTCTGCGGTAGCTTTTGCAACGATTCTTGCAGTAGTTTCAGGGTTGACCTTGGCTGGTGCGTCTGCAATTTCACATGATATTTATGCGAATGTTATTAACCCTAACGCAACAGAAGAGCAAGAAACCAAAGTAGCGAAAAAAGCGACGTTTGTTATTGGTGCTTTGGCGATTATTTTCGGTATCGGCTTTAAAGATCAAAACATCGCTTTCGTGGTAGCACTTGCATTTACGATTGCTGCATCTGCTAACTTCCCAGTTCTGATTATGTCTATGTTCTGGGATAAAATGACTACACGTGGTGCAGTTATCGGTGGTTGGCTAGGGCTAATTTCGGCTGTTGTAGCTGTTGTGCTTGGGCCTGTTGTTTGGACGCAAATCCTACATATGGGTGAAGCAATTGTTCCTTACAAATTCCCTGCCTTGTTTACGGTAGCGATTGCATTTATCGGTATTTGGTTCTTCTCAATTACTGATAAATCAGAAAGAGCAAAAATTGACAGAGAAGGATTTGAAGCGCAGTTCATTCGTTCTCAAACAGGTATTGGTGCTGAAGGTGCTTCAGACCACTAA
- a CDS encoding putative nucleotidyltransferase substrate binding domain-containing protein, with the protein MHNSPVINLLHQLEPFSNLPEQSLQELAASMDVVYFPQGSKFALQLHENPEENASLYILIKGRIAEFDNEGRQTALYLHHTFFGESVLLKKLNESNYEVKEEAIAYRLPGGKFLEWVKMPELANYFFNSITDKLDQLHKSRQMASSSEALMELVVDAPVKPLNILSAQATVASAISQMATTQVDACLVKLDRASHEVQDVMSEYGILTAMDLLKAISHDPNVLNQAVDPFAQSPVISVHRHDYLFNALLKMTRHYVNRLVIRGDNEPVGFLYQKDLMGHFATQSGLGMLSLEQVTSREEIEPVLRQVDDLITNLNARGVKTHYIAKLATEVYRKVFQKVFDLLEPDAVLQSGCFIVMGSEGRAEQVMRTDQDNAFILPEMDEQTFETLKPFAERLTQSLIDLGFPRCPGEVMVCNPLWFQPINSFKQQLKSWMNTQDETGFMNVSIFLDAEVVFGDEALLKDCKQLVSDWVKNYPQFLRHFAKPVFQFETPVNFFGRLVSEKQDQQDLLDLKKGGIFAIVHGVRCLALEFGISQTNTHWRIKALMESGFFSESFGHELGESLNFFNTLRLENMIDLKQSGVNASEFESKQNKIQVTNLTTIQQDLLKDAFDVVKRFKKMLNHHYKLDTLL; encoded by the coding sequence ATGCATAATAGTCCGGTAATAAACTTACTTCACCAGTTAGAGCCTTTTTCTAATTTACCTGAACAATCGCTACAAGAGCTAGCTGCTTCAATGGATGTGGTTTATTTTCCTCAGGGTTCAAAATTCGCACTACAGTTACATGAAAATCCTGAGGAAAATGCATCACTTTATATTTTGATTAAAGGTCGTATTGCAGAGTTCGATAATGAAGGTCGTCAAACAGCTTTGTATCTTCACCATACGTTCTTTGGCGAGTCGGTTTTATTGAAGAAACTCAATGAAAGCAACTATGAGGTTAAAGAAGAGGCTATAGCTTATCGTTTGCCAGGGGGTAAGTTTCTGGAATGGGTAAAGATGCCTGAGTTGGCAAACTACTTCTTTAATTCCATTACGGATAAGCTGGATCAGCTACACAAAAGCCGGCAAATGGCGTCATCAAGTGAAGCCTTGATGGAGTTGGTTGTGGATGCTCCAGTAAAACCGCTTAATATCCTAAGTGCACAAGCAACGGTTGCATCGGCCATAAGTCAGATGGCAACAACGCAAGTGGATGCTTGTTTGGTTAAATTGGACAGGGCATCACACGAAGTCCAAGACGTTATGAGTGAGTATGGCATTTTGACGGCGATGGATTTGTTAAAAGCCATTTCTCATGATCCAAACGTGCTGAATCAAGCCGTTGATCCATTTGCTCAATCTCCGGTAATAAGTGTTCACCGACATGACTATTTGTTCAACGCATTGCTTAAAATGACTCGCCACTATGTGAATCGTTTGGTTATTAGAGGTGACAACGAACCCGTTGGCTTTCTTTATCAAAAAGATTTAATGGGGCACTTTGCTACCCAGTCTGGTTTAGGGATGTTGAGCTTAGAACAGGTAACAAGTAGAGAAGAAATTGAGCCTGTCTTAAGGCAGGTGGATGATCTGATTACAAATTTAAATGCGCGTGGCGTGAAAACACACTATATCGCCAAATTGGCAACAGAGGTTTACCGGAAGGTTTTTCAAAAAGTATTTGACTTGCTAGAGCCAGATGCAGTGCTGCAATCAGGGTGTTTTATTGTAATGGGAAGTGAAGGTCGTGCTGAACAGGTTATGAGAACCGATCAGGACAATGCTTTTATCTTGCCTGAAATGGATGAGCAAACGTTTGAAACACTAAAGCCATTTGCAGAGCGTTTGACTCAATCCCTTATTGATTTGGGTTTTCCGCGTTGTCCTGGTGAAGTTATGGTCTGCAACCCATTGTGGTTTCAGCCAATTAATAGTTTTAAGCAACAGCTTAAATCTTGGATGAATACACAAGATGAAACGGGTTTTATGAATGTGTCTATTTTTCTTGATGCCGAAGTTGTGTTTGGTGATGAAGCGCTTTTAAAAGATTGTAAACAGTTGGTTTCGGACTGGGTAAAAAATTACCCTCAATTTTTAAGGCATTTTGCCAAACCTGTTTTTCAGTTTGAAACACCGGTCAATTTCTTTGGTCGTTTGGTGTCTGAAAAGCAAGATCAACAAGATCTTTTGGATTTAAAGAAAGGCGGTATTTTTGCCATTGTTCACGGCGTGCGTTGCTTGGCACTGGAGTTTGGTATTTCCCAAACCAATACTCATTGGCGTATAAAAGCACTAATGGAAAGTGGTTTTTTCTCTGAATCTTTTGGTCATGAATTAGGGGAAAGTTTGAACTTTTTTAATACGCTACGTTTAGAAAATATGATTGATTTAAAACAATCTGGCGTTAATGCATCTGAATTCGAGTCTAAGCAAAATAAGATACAAGTAACGAATTTAACTACGATTCAACAAGATTTATTAAAAGATGCTTTTGATGTGGTTAAGCGGTTTAAGAAAATGCTTAATCACCACTATAAACTCGATACTTTGCTTTAA
- a CDS encoding 3'-5' exonuclease: MVGLKKFKHAIFHIWQKYWLKEPEYQFLFEQAPEDEYVCFDCETTGLNPKKDKILTLSAVRIKGNQILAGQSLDITVRHAGQIHENSIKVHQLRYLDLVEGIGEKEAIRQFLYFIGSRPLVGYYLEFDVELVNRVLKPWLNIVLPNLQVEVSELFYDYKLKSKYQSVYLPNIDLSFEHILEQLALPNLGQHNARNDAMMTALVFLKLKSLMNVR, encoded by the coding sequence GTGGTTGGGTTAAAAAAATTTAAGCATGCAATTTTTCATATTTGGCAGAAATATTGGCTCAAAGAGCCTGAGTATCAATTTTTGTTTGAGCAGGCACCAGAAGATGAGTATGTGTGTTTTGACTGCGAAACAACTGGATTAAACCCCAAAAAAGACAAGATATTAACGCTCTCAGCAGTCAGGATAAAAGGCAATCAAATCCTTGCAGGACAATCTTTGGATATTACAGTAAGGCATGCCGGTCAAATTCATGAGAACAGTATAAAAGTACACCAGTTGAGATATTTAGATTTAGTAGAAGGTATTGGTGAAAAAGAAGCTATACGGCAATTTTTATACTTTATTGGCAGTCGTCCGCTAGTGGGGTACTACCTAGAGTTTGATGTTGAACTTGTTAATAGAGTGCTTAAACCTTGGTTGAATATAGTGCTTCCAAACCTTCAGGTAGAAGTGTCTGAGCTTTTTTATGATTATAAGTTGAAGTCGAAATATCAGTCTGTTTACCTGCCTAATATAGACTTGTCGTTTGAGCACATTCTTGAACAATTGGCGCTACCCAATCTTGGACAGCATAACGCTCGGAATGATGCGATGATGACGGCATTGGTTTTCCTTAAATTGAAATCTTTGATGAATGTCAGATAG
- the rimP gene encoding ribosome maturation factor RimP: MTLEDKIEQLLKPTVESMGFDLWGCEYLPAGKHSTLRVYIEKPEGVTVSDCGSVSRQASAILDVEDPISNAYMLEVSSPGMDRPLMRPEQFKAYENALVQVRTAVDVMGRKRFKGKMVQVSEEGIEVEVDNEIYPIAFSMIEKANVVPEF, from the coding sequence GTGACATTAGAGGATAAAATCGAGCAGTTGCTAAAACCCACTGTTGAATCAATGGGATTTGACCTTTGGGGGTGTGAATATTTACCTGCGGGAAAACACTCTACCCTAAGAGTTTATATTGAAAAGCCAGAAGGCGTCACTGTTAGCGACTGTGGTTCTGTAAGCCGTCAGGCAAGCGCGATTTTAGATGTCGAAGATCCTATTTCCAATGCGTATATGCTGGAAGTTTCTTCCCCTGGTATGGATCGTCCGTTAATGAGACCTGAACAATTTAAAGCGTATGAAAATGCTTTGGTTCAGGTTAGAACGGCAGTTGACGTTATGGGGCGTAAGCGTTTTAAGGGCAAGATGGTTCAAGTCAGTGAAGAAGGTATTGAAGTGGAAGTCGATAATGAAATTTATCCGATTGCCTTCAGCATGATAGAAAAAGCCAATGTCGTTCCAGAGTTTTAA
- the nusA gene encoding transcription termination factor NusA: MSKEVLAVVEIMSNEKGVEKEIIFDAIEAALATATRKSHNDELDARVSIDRQTGEYETFRRWEVIEDDVQIEENVGWYMRHMDAVDIDPHIEPGQFIEEPMESIEFGRIGAQTAKQVIIQKVREAERKKVVEEYTKRVGEILTGQVKRIDRGDVILDLGDNVDAVIPRAELINRETFKMGDRVRAYVQEVGYRPRGPQIIMSRSAKEMLMELFKIEVPEIGDDLIDIMSAARDVGLRAKVAVRANDPRLDPIGACVGMRGGRVQAVTNELNGERIDIILWDPNDAQFVINAMAPAEVTSIMVDEDRHVMDLAVEDEQLSQAIGKNGQNIRLATELTGWELNVMTQSDMATKHETESKDQIELFINGLDVDEELAEVLVAEGFTSLEEVAYVPAAEMLDIEGFDEDIVTALKDRAKDALLTQAIANEEKAALAEPDEDLKSLEGMTLDMAKALASKGIKSQEDLAELGTDELMEMIEIDEVAAGELILKARAPWFE, translated from the coding sequence ATGAGCAAGGAAGTATTAGCCGTTGTTGAAATCATGTCTAATGAAAAAGGCGTGGAAAAAGAAATTATCTTCGATGCAATCGAAGCTGCACTAGCAACCGCCACTCGTAAAAGTCATAATGATGAGTTAGATGCTCGCGTTTCAATTGACCGTCAAACAGGAGAGTATGAAACTTTTCGTCGTTGGGAAGTGATCGAAGATGATGTTCAGATCGAAGAAAATGTTGGTTGGTATATGCGTCATATGGATGCAGTGGATATTGATCCTCATATAGAACCAGGGCAATTTATTGAAGAGCCAATGGAATCTATTGAATTCGGTCGCATTGGAGCACAAACAGCGAAGCAAGTTATTATTCAAAAAGTGCGTGAAGCTGAGCGCAAGAAAGTTGTTGAAGAGTACACTAAACGTGTTGGTGAGATTCTGACAGGTCAAGTGAAGAGAATAGATCGTGGTGATGTTATCCTAGATTTAGGTGATAACGTTGACGCAGTTATTCCTCGTGCTGAACTGATTAATCGTGAAACCTTTAAAATGGGTGATCGTGTTCGTGCTTATGTGCAAGAAGTTGGCTATCGTCCACGTGGTCCTCAAATCATCATGTCACGTTCAGCGAAAGAAATGTTGATGGAGCTGTTCAAGATTGAAGTGCCTGAGATTGGCGATGACCTGATTGATATCATGTCAGCAGCACGAGATGTTGGTTTGCGAGCGAAAGTAGCTGTGCGAGCAAATGATCCACGTTTAGACCCAATTGGTGCTTGTGTCGGAATGCGTGGTGGGCGTGTTCAAGCGGTCACTAATGAATTGAACGGTGAACGTATTGATATTATCCTTTGGGATCCGAATGATGCGCAATTCGTTATCAATGCTATGGCGCCTGCTGAAGTCACTTCAATCATGGTTGATGAAGACAGACATGTTATGGACCTAGCGGTAGAAGACGAACAGTTGTCTCAGGCAATTGGTAAAAATGGACAAAATATCCGTTTAGCGACAGAACTTACTGGTTGGGAATTAAATGTTATGACCCAGTCTGATATGGCTACTAAGCATGAGACTGAGTCTAAAGATCAGATTGAACTTTTCATTAACGGACTGGATGTTGATGAAGAATTAGCTGAAGTTTTGGTTGCTGAAGGTTTCACGTCGCTTGAAGAAGTCGCTTATGTGCCAGCAGCAGAGATGTTGGACATCGAAGGTTTTGATGAAGATATCGTAACGGCTCTAAAAGATAGAGCAAAAGACGCACTGTTAACTCAAGCAATTGCTAACGAAGAAAAAGCTGCGCTTGCTGAGCCGGATGAAGATCTAAAAAGCTTGGAAGGCATGACGCTAGATATGGCGAAAGCTTTAGCTTCTAAAGGCATTAAGTCTCAAGAAGACTTGGCCGAGCTTGGCACAGATGAATTAATGGAAATGATTGAGATTGACGAAGTGGCCGCTGGAGAATTGATTCTCAAAGCTCGCGCCCCTTGGTTCGAATAA